The proteins below come from a single Miscanthus floridulus cultivar M001 chromosome 1, ASM1932011v1, whole genome shotgun sequence genomic window:
- the LOC136534984 gene encoding glutamyl-tRNA reductase, chloroplastic-like, whose amino-acid sequence MMPSTASATAAAVAFGAAAKPRGPSLAPCARVAAGGRRRSGVVVRCDAGVEAQVQAVAKASSIAALEQFKISADRYMKERSSIAVIGLSVHTAPVEMREKLAVAEELWPRAIQELTSLNHIEEAAVLSTCNRMEIYVVALSWNRGIREVVDWMSKKSGIPASELREHLFMLRDSDATRHLFEVSAGLDSLVLGEGQILAQVKQVVRSGQNSGGLGKNIDRMFKDAITAGKRVRSETNISSGAVSVSSAAVELALMKLPKSEALSARMLLIGAGKMGKLVIKHLIAKGCKKVVVVNRSVERVDAIREDTKDIEIVYRPLSEMYEAAAEADVVFTSTASETPLFTKEHADALPTISDAMGGVRLFVDISVPRNVSACVSEIGSARVYNVDDLKEVVEANKEDRLRKAMEAQTIITEELKRFEAWRDSLETVPTIKKLRSYADRIRASELEKCLQKIGDDVLTKKMRRAIEELSTGIVNKLLHGPLQHLRCDGSNSRTLDETLENMHALNRMFSLDTEKAIIEQKIKAKVEKTQN is encoded by the exons ATGATGCCGAGCACGGCGTCAgcgaccgccgccgccgtggcatTCGGGGCAGCCGCCAAGCCGCGGGGACCGTCGTTGGCTCCCTGCGCAAGGGTGGCCGCCGGCGGCAGGCGGCGCTCCGGGGTGGTGGTGCGGTGCGACGCCGGCGTGGAGGCCCAGGTGCAGGCGGTGGCCAAGGCCTCCAGCATCGCCGCGCTCGAGCAGTTCAAGATCTCCGCCGACC GGTACATGAAGGAAAGGAGTAGCATAGCTGTGATTGGCCTCAGTGTGCACACAGCACCAGTAGAGATGCGTGAAAAACTTGCGGTTGCAGAGGAACTATGGCCCCGTGCTATTCAAGAACTTACGAGTCTAAACCATATTGAAGAGGCTGCTGTTCTTAGTACCTGTAATAGAATGGAAATTTATGTGGTGGCCCTATCATGGAACCGAGGTATCAGAGAAGTAGTGGACTGGATGTCAAAG AAAAGTGGTATTCCTGCTTCTGAGCTTAGGGAGCACCTGTTCATGCTGCGTGACAGTGATGCTACACGCCATCTGTTTGAGGTATCGGCTGGGCTGGACTCTTTGGTTCTCGGTGAAGGACAAATCCTTGCTCAAGTTAAACAAGTTGTGAGAAGTGGACAAAACAGTGGAGGCCTGGGAAAGAACATTGATAGAATGTTCAAGGATGCAATTACAGCTGGAAAGCGTGTGCGTTCTGAGACTAACATATCATCTGGTGCTGTTTCTGTCAGTTCAGCGGCAGTTGAATTGGCCCTGATGAAGCTTCCAAAGTCTGAAGCCTTGTCAGCTAGGATGCTTTTGATTGGTGCTGGCAAAATGGGAAAATTAGTGATCAAACATCTGATTGCCAAAGGATGCAAGAAGGTGGTTGTGGTCAACCGTTCAGTGGAAAGGGTGGATGCAATCCGCGAGGACACGAAAGATATCGAGATTGTGTACAGGCCGCTCTCAGAGATGTATGAAGCTGCAGCTGAAGCTGACGTTGTGTTCACGAGCACTGCATCTGAAACCCCATTGTTCACAAAAGAGCACGCAGATGCACTTCCCACTATTTCTGATGCCATGGGTGGTGTTCGGCTTTTCGTCGACATATCTGTCCCAAGGAATGTCAGTGCGTGTGTCTCTGAAATTGGCTCCGCACGAGTATACAATGTTGATGACCTGAAAGAGGTGGTGGAAGCCAACAAGGAAGACCGTCTCAGGAAGGCAATGGAGGCGCAAACAATCATCACTGAAGAGCTGAAACGGTTTGAGGCATGGAGGGACTCTCTGGAGACCGTTCCAACCATCAAGAAGCTGAGGTCATATGCCGACAGGATCCGGGCCTCGGAGCTCGAGAAGTGCCTACAGAAGATCGGGGATGACGTTCTCACCAAGAAGATGAGGAGAGCTATCGAGGAGCTAAGCACCGGCATTGTGAACAAACTCCTCCACGGTCCGCTGCAGCACCTGAGGTGTGACGGCAGTAATAGCCGCACCCTTGATGAGACGCTCGAGAACATGCACGCTCTCAACCGGATGTTCAGCCTCGACACTGAGAAGGCGATCATCGAGCAGAAGATCAAGGCTAAGGTGGAGAAGACCCAAAATTGA